tccATACATCAGGTCTCAGCAGTTACCTGGCGGCTTTGTGGGTTGTCTTTTATGTGGTTGTAAAGCAGTCAGCAGAGGTGAAAATAGACTGCGAGGTTTGTGTGTTAGGCTTTGATATCTGGTAGTTTCCgtccatctttctctcccaGTCTTAACCTCTTAACATCCAAAGGCGATTGGTCTGCAGATTACcagtcttcttcttctgaaGAAGAAGAACTTGAATTACCATTATCAGGTTACAAACTCACTTGTCGTGAAACATACTGTCAGGAAATAAGGAAGACAAAAGGAATTTACAATGAAGAAAACTAACACAGAAGAATTGTAACGATGCAAGCAGAAATTACATGTGCATTATGAAAAAGATAGGTCATTGAGTCTCAGTtttcttatgtgtgtgtgtgccagacCTTCTGTAGCCAAAAGCGCATACATTACTAcagatatttaatattttagtgAAACTTTTTTGTTAAGCTGCATCCCATTTTGACCTCCCACCTTATGACCGCCTCCCATTTGTCACCTATTTCACTTTTTGTGCAGAGGCCAAGCACAAACCATATTACCCTGATTACATCGCAAAACTAATCACTTCAAAATCAGATAAAGAAAATCAATATACCTTAAAGTCAACACCAAAGCCCAGAGTCATTATGTTTTTTAACTCCAGGATCGGTGCTTAAAAATTGAGTAAGCCTGACACCTCTGGCCTGGCCTGGCCTCGATTACAGTTAATTAAAACTGGTAACACGTCGATAGGTCTGGAACACAAGCAAGATTGCCGAGTGAGATTTGTCTTCAGCAAACAGACTAAAACTTGTGATATTCAATACCCGACTTTATTTCTAcaatactttaaagaaaaaacttaaCTTTCACAAAATAGTCGCCACAGTCATCATTTGTATGTCGATGAAGAACATTCCTTTCCATCtaaagcaggggtctcaaacacgcggcccgcgggccgaatgcggcccgcgaaacatttttgtgcggccctcggccacgtccgcggtgtatatgtatgttgtgcttggtgattaactcccgcagtgaaaattacccccgttattagtgacagagacaacgtcaacttattttaataaactaaactgcctgtgcatgtaataaactacactaaatgtaattaataattataaaaactttattttagcatttaactgcagtgacagtagtgttcgtaaaatttaatgaaaaaacattttcttttcgtggtgcggcccgctgactggctgttactttccactgcggcccacatgctaatatgagtttgagaccacTGATCTAAAGCAAGTCTCACTTTTTTCCACCGATCTTCCTtctccacccttctctctctctctttctctctctctctcacatacacacacacacacgcacgctcgcGCACGCACCCTTTCATGTTCAGATGCACACACTCATAATACCGGGGAATTTAGAAGGATTAATTACTAGCTGTAATACCCTGTTTTATGAGACAGTCTCCATGATTAGCTGATCCTTTCTGTCAACAGAAGACATGCGAAAGCTCAACTGTAACCAGTTCGTCGAGCCAGGAGACACCATCCCCAACCCTGCCGCCCCCATCACCACGGTAGGAATCAATCCGGGTGGAATCGGGGGATTGTACGACACGACAGTTGCATAACCCCTAAGCTTAGTTGTGTTTATTGTTCGATGAGATCGAAGAGAAGGATGAGGAAAAAGGGGAGGACGGTGAGAATAAGCAAATGGACGAATCTCACATGCATggcagaatgtgtgtgtgtgtgtgttttgtttgagcGATCGTGTACACGCCCTTGAACTGCACGCTAAAAAAGGGTTCATAAGGATCTTGACTGGCCACAAAATAAACAGCGAAATAAACAGAGCATTTCggtctccatttttttttttcatttgaaagtcAAAAAAATGGAAGGAGAAAGTCTAGCAAACATCTACTGTCACAGTGAACTTTGTTAAGCTAAAGCCATATTGTGAAAGGCTTTGGATGCCAATTgagaatttatttaaatttcttttgataTTACCAAACGTCCAAACCACACATACGGCGTTGAGTATTTGTTGAAAGCTATTTTTAGTTCTCTTATTCAATTAATATTGCATACAAGaatactaaaaaaaatcttgatgtACCATAGTGATTTGCATATACAGCTGCTCTAAAATATTCTGTCCcggtaaataatattttgtgttagtGATTCTCATTCAGTTAAGttcaatgcacatttaaaaatgaCAGTTTGGCTGAATTACATTTAAAATCAGGTACTTAAAGatatgaaattaattttacaggGAGGCTTAGTCTTTGTCGCCGCTTGAAAGTTTAATTCATTAGCATAcgagttattgtgtgtgtgtgagagagatgttgTGCATCAGTTTTATGTGCGCTTATATTTATGACCGAGTTTAGTaagagacttaaaaaaaataattaaccaTGTGCCTTATTCCTTTGAGCATCAGTGTGTGAACGAatgattatatttttgtgaatgtttcctacatcattttttaaatggatgtttgtttttttaccctCCAATCTGCTTAGCATTATCAGGCTTAATGTTTAAAGTATTTAACCTTGAgcggaaaatgtattttaacaaGGTTTTGAGGACTACGTACCCATAACACACGATCTTGCATACAATGCACtgcaaaaacaaagtaaaattgttTGCATCGCTCTTTCTCCCACTAATACTCACGCGCTCGCACGGACAAGCACACGTGATATTTCCATACATATCCTGCACGCATCCCATGAAGAACGACTGAGAATATAATCTAAACACAATCATTTagtgtactttgtgtgtgtgtgcgtgcgacgTGTTTTTTCCATGTTCAGTTCCCATCAGAGAAAGTAGCTCACGCGGCGCACGTGCTGCGCACTGTGTTGATGACGAGCGCCCCCTACATGATCAGGGACCGCAAGTTTCACCTGCGGACCTACCGTCGCTGCATGGTGGGCTCGGAGATGACCGACTGGCTGCTGTCGCAGAACACCCTAGTCCAGACACGGCAGCAAGGGGTGGGCATGTGGCAGGTTCTGCTGGAGGAGGGCGTGTTGGTTCACGGTAATCTTGAGTTTCATCTGCACTGGGAAACTAAAACTTCCGGCTTAGACTAGAAGAAATGGGTGTGATGCAAGGGATCTTATTTTAATGCCTCTTCTTTGTGGAAtaatctgcttttctttctttttcgtcctttttttttaaacaaacaggtgttgatttctttcctctctcgAGTTCCAAGTAGTAGTGATGGTTTAACACCGCAGTTGACCTCATATCAACTTTCAAAGCACATAAAGCTATGTATACTATTATATTTGAACTGGCTTACTTCATTAAGTGACCGAGATTCATACATGTTGGAACTGTGAGAATCTACATCATTTGTTGTGCAGTGTGTCACGAGCACCAGTTCAAGGACAAGTATCTGTTCTATCGGTTCACCACTGACGACCAGGGGACGGGGGTGACGCCCTCTGCTGCAGACCGCAAGGCGTGTGAGGAGCAGCTGCAGGACACACTCCTGATGCTGGCCAAGATCGGCCCTGACGCCATGATGCGGATGATCCTCCGCAAGCCGTTAGTATCTTCCAGGTGTTAGGGACCTTCACTTAACAGTAGCTCGCCTATTGTAGTAGGCCTGTACATCTGCTGTGTGCAACTGTCTTTCAGTTTAATTGCCTTCACAACCCATTCTAAAACATACCCACTTCTTTATCAATCTCAATAATGATTATTAAACAGAAGTTggttaaaaaaggaagaaaaaagtgtcaactcgttttatgatgcccttgttttctgggtttttcatttgtgtgtgtgtgtgagagagaggaaggtagTTCTCGCTTGTTATCAAAACACTTTTCATGTAATGATAACACTGTCACAAAATGTACTCCTTGTCATCCAAATGTCATCGCACGTGACAGGGGGGCAGACCGGACCTTTGAAGAAATTGAGATCATCTATGAGGAGCTGCTGCACATCTCTGCCCTTTCCCACCTGTCGTGCATGGTCAAACGGGAGCTGGCCTCGGTCATTGTCTTCGAATCCCATCCCAAAGCAGGAACTGTGCGTGAgtgtaatatatatgtgtgtgtgccatcATGTTTGACTGTCGCCAACAAGTTTTATGTCTGCATTAGCACTGCCTAAAAAATGTTGAGCTCATCGAAAAAGGCAAATAATTAGAGCATAAAATGCAGCTTAGCTTCAAATTTTTAGGCTGATGGGTTCCCTCAGTGAAACTTACAATACactttgaagaaaatgattttcaacAACATAAGATTATTGGCTCAAGATGCCATCAATCGACATTACACTACACTGAAAGTATGATATGTAATGCAACCTAGTTGTGacaattacaagaaaaaagagattcggcaaaaaaaaaaaaatttaataccCAAAAAGTAGGAACAGACAAACAACTTCTGACTGTTAGTGCACGTTGTGAGATTCATTTCGAAGTGTAGAAAATGCATCTGAGCATGTTAGTCCAGTTCACTATCTTTTGACAGTGTTCAACCAGGGGGACGAAGGGAAGTCCTGGTATATTATTCTTAAAGGTTCAGTCAACGTCGTCATTTATGGAAAGGTAAATTCTCTCAATAAATCCCTTTCATTGAACAGTACTCAATTCTTTTGCATTATTTGATTGGATCTGAAGAATATGTATgaaaagcattaaaaacaaGAGTAAGCTTTTAAATTAAATCTTGATCTTAAAGAATACCCAAAGAatagatgttaaaaaagaatattaagGATGTCTGTTAAGTGTCAACGTGCGACCTCTAGTATTTTCTGGAATGCTGTATCACCAgtggcttttcttttttattttagggtATTGTGAGTACACTGCAAGAAGGTGATGACTTTGGCAAATTAGCACTTGTAAATGATGCTCCAAGGTAAAGAATTTAGTATCAGCATTTGAATTCAAATTCTGTAGTATCTCTcgtccttcactctctctcccttctgATGGTGTGAAAGTTAGGGGGATATAACATTGCAGATATATATGGATACTCCAAGTTAATATGCCTCCAATATATTCTGTATTGAAATTCACATAAAAGAACCAGGAATAAATTTATTCCAAATGCATTTGTAGCTACATGAGGCATCATATTAAATGTCATGTTAAATGAGCATTTCTTGTGCAGTTTCTAGCTACATAAAAGTAGTTTTACTGCAGGAGAACAATAATTGTGACTGAAATAGGTAAAGTGGAGATGTGATCtactaaaatataaatgtattttcttcacattttgaaaaaagaataaatgaatgattaTTAAGTGAATAATACAATGTAAAAGCCATAAATCTATTAACATCTGTGAAAAAGAATATGGACTAAATAATATCTTGTGTGTATTCTATAGGGCAGCCACCATTGTCCTCAAAGAGGATAATTGTCACTTTCTGCGTGTGGATAAAGATGACTTCAACAGAATTCTTCGAGTCAGTATTAAGACTTAAGGCAGTATTCTATCAAGTAATGAAGCAGAACTTTTTTGCAGATTAGCAAGGctagagaagaagaaaacgacAATAATATTTAGAGGTTATGTTAATACTGAATATTCTCTGAATGAAGCCAGAAGTGTCTCTgtatcacacaaaaaaaaatttgtcatgCTACTGACTGACCAAGTAATACAAATAACCTACCTAACATACTTAACCATTGAATTCAGCTCACTCTTACTGTTACCGTAGAACCAATGAATGAGTGAGGACAATTTTAATGGTGAGcacatgaatgcatgcatgtacacagaCATTTACTTTTCAACCTGCAGAGTGTGCATGCGAACTTAAATGTGCGCTGGGGTggaatgatatttaaaaaaaaaacaatgatgcTATTAAGGTAAGATTTAACTTGTTCTTAGGATGTTGAGGCCAACACTGTGCGGCTCAAGGAGCATGGTCAGGATGTCTTGCTGCTGGAGAAGATTCCGGTGACTGTGCCCACGACTGGTGGTTCCTTTCATTCACAGTACAAGTCAGTGTCATCAATGTCTccaaaataatgtatattttgtttagaaaatttacaagaaaactcTTCGTCTTCTTTTCTAGCATGTATAAGGCAATTAAAATGGCTAGAAGTCAATAGGATGGATAAGCAATATGGCCGAGGTTTAGCAAATGATAGTTTGATGACTATGTGTATATTCATCATCCATATAGATTAACATGATCCTCTGTATTCATAAGTAGGAATAATTTCATGAGAACATGGTATTTTGTTCTTGCAGGTACTCTGTAATGGCAGGCACACCAGAAAAGATGTTTGAATACCTTCTGGAGACCCTTATCGACAACAAAAGTGAGGACAGCATGGGTGTGTTCACCTTATTTCCTGATATTATAGCATATACAAGACATATTGTCACTGTCTTTAAATGAGTTATATTGCTTAAACTTAAATACACTGTATTTCATGAACTTCATTAGAACGACATGATACTGAAACATCTCAGCTAATAAAACCGAAATAAATTACTGTCAAGGTTATTGAATAtatgcaacaaagaaaatttctacATAGCAGAAAGCTGCCATGAAGATTGGACATATAATAATATGTGCTCATTGTATAAAAGTATTAATAAGTATTGTGGaagaaacagtaaattttaactttttttcatgcAGATACATTTCTTCAAGACTTTTTGCTGACATATGTCATTTTCATGAGTGATGAATCGTTGTGTCAAGCCATCAACAACCAATATCTTTTTATTCATAATATTTACCTGTTATTTTTACTTGATGTCCATAAGTCAAATGATGCTTATAAGAAGTCTTCCTGTTCGGAAATTTTATAATTACCCTAGTCAGGTAGATTTTAAGCTATTTGCTTAACCTTTGCAGCTGATGTTTTATTGCCATCCACTGTTATTTctgagcttttatttttctagttaCAGACACCCCTTTAAATATCTAGTCTTTGCCGTATTCCGTAATGCCAGATTTCAAAACGTCACAATAAAATTTAGCATAAAGGCGAAGTCTGAACCTTTTCCCTGATAAAACTGGTACCCTGGGAGACAAACGATTTTCAGTCATGGGCCAAAGTGGACCTCAAATTGCCATCCTTCTGTTTTTAAGTCAAGTGCACTAACCATGGATTACTGGACTCCAGAACCTAGTCTCCTTTCTCTACCAAAGAAAAATCAGATAGCCATTCACTACTGGATAGAAAGAGGTACCTTCTTCATTTTGAGCCAAACAAGCCATGTATAACTATATAGTTTGTTAGCATGACCTTTCATGTTCAGTTATGTGatcaagtttttgtttgaaaaggcACTGTTAACTTTTActcttttgttgtgtttgctaGATAATACTACATATAGCTCTGTGTCccttaaaaatctttcaaaatttcCTTGACCTCTCACCTATCATGCTAAGTCCAATCAGAGCAGTGACCAAGAGGCAGTTGACTTTATATTGTCTCACAAGAAGGGTGTAGTGCAATTTGTGCTAGAGTGGTACAATGTTGCTGGAGATGCTTTCTTGGAGAATCCTGCAATTACCAAGTTTTTGAAGGTAATGCACTTGAACATTTACTTAATCAATCTTCAGTATACAGCCTGCATGGTGtctgtgtaagagagagaaagaaaggagagagagagagagcacaagAGACAGAAAATTCAAGGAAGTTTTAATTGGTATTTGAAAATGAATTCAGTAATAAATGTGTATGCTTCCAggatatatttctttataatttttcacaaaaataaaaacattaagaaatTATTTGATGAATAGTACCTGATTGTGGGAATGTGTCAATGCCTACAGGACTTGATTCAGTCGCTAGAGGAGGACATGCAGATCTATCCCCTCTTGTCTATGGAACATGAACTGCTCACCAATCTTACAAGTTATAGTAAAAGGTCAGGGACATCCTTTTAATTAACCGGTTCCTGGCACAAAAAATGTGATCTGATATTGTGTGTTGAGGTGAACACGCATGTGTGCCTGTATACACACATGAGCATGTGacttaaataaagattttatttcaattttaaattaagttaatgtagaaaaacagaaatttaagatttttctgACTTCAAGCATCTTTGTTTTATATAGCACTACCTCCACAGGTCGTCCAACTAAAAAGAAGGCAACACATTCCTTGATCATAAGCCGAAAGTCGTCTCTAAAATCCCAGCAAGGCTCTGAGAAGAAGAGACCAATCAAAGCTAAAGATGAAAGTGAGTCATGcttttcttgtcctttcttGTCCTTTATTCACACACTGTGCAGCTGTGCACATGCCCACTCAAGTGCATgctatacaaacacacagaaactgTGTAAGATGTTTTTCTCTGCGCAGATATATTCAAGGTGTACTGTGCTGATCACACATACAGCACCCTGCGTCTTCCTATGGATTCCACAGTGAAGGAGATAATTATTGCAGCTCGGGATAAGCTGTGTCTAGGAGATGACCCTGTCTTGTGTGAGGTCAAGTCCACAGGAGGTGACAACAATTTTTGTTGAGCTTTTCTCAATTTTTGCCAACATATAAATATTGCCTGTATATGTATTCTTGCTGACTAGACCTTTAGTTTGTCCTATCATCCTATTAGAGCCAGACATCACAAATACCTAAAGAAATTTTTCACCATTTCATCCTAAACCATGCATAATtatgtgctgaaaaaaaaattatgatgatgaatCTGACATGTCAGCTTCATCAAAATCCTATAATCATTTGTTTGCAGAGAGGATTGTTTTCAGAGATGAAGATATTTGCATCACTACGAGTCTTAGCTTGAATGGGAGACTTTTCATCACGCCCCCTGAGCACTTAGATGCTTTGGTAAGACAGCTATTTGTACAACTTGTACAGGTATCAGTAAGGATACAAATCTTTATGTTGAATGTGTGGTGGTCTGTATGTTGCAAGGTTAATGAGACAGtatcatataatttttttattgcatccAGCATTCAATCTTATATCAAGAATACAATtaattttgatgataataaACCCTTTAATTGTAATTTCAAAGATGGTATCAGGAATTAAGCCTGATGAAACAGATTATAAATTTGTCCCAGACTCCCTTGCCAGAGCAAGAGGGACCCAGCACTGGAACTAGCAACACTTTAGAAATGATGTCAACAAAAGAGCTTGCCTATCACATGACCTGCTATGACTGGGAGTTATTCTCATGCATACATGAGGTACAGACTTTTCCtgaatcaaacataaaataatccATACTTTTAATACTTTCAATTGAAGACATGTCTTTGACATGATTTTCCTGGGTGTATGGCTAATCAATATTGTTTTGGGGATATTCTCATGCAGAGTTTGAAGCATGCAGAGAAGTATTCCTAAGTACTTGTATATTGAGCTTTAGATGTCAAACTTTGGTCTTCTTATCATGCAATGTTAtgctatatttctttttttttttcatctttgtttgtGTCTGCTATTTTGAGTCTTTAAGACATCATGTTCCTTAATCAGAAAAATCCATTAAtaagttcaaagaaaaaattttgtgaaaaaaaatcctccatgTCAAAATATGTCTTCAGAAGCTTTAGTGAGCTTAGATATACCAAGCTGTTTGTATTAATATTTGTGTGCAGTACGAATTAATCTATCATGTGTTTGGCCCATCAAAATTTGGCCGCATCACTGCCAACCTGGACTTGTTTTTACGTCGCTTCAATGAAGTACAGTTCTGGGTTGTCACAGAAATGCTACTGGTTACAAATGTCAGCAAGAGGGTACAGCTGCTTCGCAAACTCATCAAGCTGGCCTCACAGTGAGTGCATCAGGGATCTTTTCTGTGTAATTATTAttctaaattttttgttttagcagAACAATTTATTCTGATACCTTGATCTTACTTGTTCCTCATTTTTTCCAAATTCCATTTTAGTATTAGTAGTGCAAATTCATTAAACACTGGTCCATTCATACTATTCATGCATTCAGATGTTATAAATCTCTCACATGGTGCCTCATATGTTGatcaatttgaattattacACACCTGCTAGAGCAGCTGTAGTGCTAACTTTGCTTTGTCCCTCTTCCATCCCTGAACCCCAGTAGGTTATGTGAGCAGAATGGGTGATGTAGCACCTGCAATtgtataaagtaaaaaaatcagTGCCTTTACCTGATAGGCCACATGGTGACAGGTACTGGTGGGTAGAGCAGTGAAAAATTCAGTTGTCACTTCTCTTTTTCCCTAACCTCCATGGAGTTTGACAGTAAAGATGAAATAAACATCTATCCTTTGATATCATGCACATTAAGATCTAGAACTAAAGCAGTTGTAGCTGCATgaagagaccaaaaaaaaatcatccagtCAGGAGTTGAATCATGCAGcaaataaaacacacttttggGAAGAACGAGGCTTTTTGTAGACTCTGCTAAGTGTGAGTGTCTATCAGATGGGGGAAAAGAACACAGCATAAAAAAGCACATATACCCAACAAATAAGAGCTAAAGTTTTAATAAAAGCAGTCTCCTTGGGAACTTTCATCCTGTtactggaacaacaaagaggaactcATTGATTGGTGATAGGGATTTAAAAACCACTGTGACTGATCGTCCGCTGCAGTGTATGACCATGTAAAAAGCACCATTCCATTTACAATACTAATGTATacactaaaaaaatgaaataaaatactaaggCTGTGCATTTATTTGTGTTAAGGAGTCTTTTTCTGGCAAGCTATCCATCACACTAACCTGTCATATATTCTCCACTACACAGTTGTAAAGACTTCCAGaatcttcattcatttttcgcCATTGTGATGGGACTAAGCAACATTGCTGTCAGTAGGCTGTCTCAGACCTGGGAGGTAAATGGCTTTTTAGAATGCTTTTTGCACATCCAGagtattgatttaaaaaaagggagtGGGCTGAAGAGCTATCATTCATAAACACAACATAAAGAATTTACCTACTCCTTTAATTGTTAGCCTATAATCAgaataaatgcttttttaaaataagggaATAGTAAAGGGATACTATTTTTTCCCACTTCTAAGTCCCTTAAATGGGTAAAAAGGCTATTCTTGCCAATTCTTTGCTTCTCAAAAAGATTTaatatagcaaaaaaaaaaaaaaatgccataaatatatgaatatatgatTGAACAAAAATTACAGGGATCTTTGATGATTTTAGCTGTTAGTAATAGTTTAGTCAAATGAGAGAACCATAATAGATAAGGTATTTAGAAACTTATTTATACTAATGACACTTTTGCTTTACCTGTGTATAAGAAACTTCCTGGAAAGTTAAAGAAGCTGTTTGAGGAATTTGAGACCATTATGGACCCTTCACGCAATCATCGAGTGTACCGCTTGACTGTCGCCAAAATGGCTCCTCCCATCATTCCATTCATGCCGCTTCTCATGAAAGGTTAGTTTGTAGCATTCTTCTACATCagttccaattttttttctttcttctttatgtgGCTGTAAAATAAACcagtgtttattatttatgcagtTTTGGATATGTATCCTATCAGTTTAAAAAGGTGAAATGTTGGGGGATGAAAGTTCTAGCAGGATGCAATTTTTCTAATGTCTACGCAAAGTTCAATGCAAtatactatttcccaaaatagACCTTTCAGTTTAGATTAAGCAGACTTCAATGGCAAATGTAGCACATAGAAAATACCAATGCGCTATGACCCTATTGTACTAAGACGGCATTTCTCCACCCCTTGCAAAGTGTagctttttttcacaaaaaacacTTGCACTCTTCTTACTAGATGTgcgtgtggttttttttcagat
This sequence is a window from Pomacea canaliculata isolate SZHN2017 linkage group LG5, ASM307304v1, whole genome shotgun sequence. Protein-coding genes within it:
- the LOC112564521 gene encoding rap guanine nucleotide exchange factor 4-like isoform X2: MQSGSDSGDKAAGKRSVVPLPVSAGLSSSSNMVVSWHARLDKRPSERTAEDLDVIHSKLKELKVLEKFHPFLLQQLCYYGFYECLEKGITLFRQGDVGTNWYTVLTGSLAVLTSDSTRPKVHQDGVMLCIVGPGTSFGEGILTGKPHSVTVVTKDTTELLRVELKDFKVLWEVSRNIASSPLTVLSSRNKQQMESAVTPLSALPCLSEDMRKLNCNQFVEPGDTIPNPAAPITTFPSEKVAHAAHVLRTVLMTSAPYMIRDRKFHLRTYRRCMVGSEMTDWLLSQNTLVQTRQQGVGMWQVLLEEGVLVHVCHEHQFKDKYLFYRFTTDDQGTGVTPSAADRKACEEQLQDTLLMLAKIGPDAMMRMILRKPGADRTFEEIEIIYEELLHISALSHLSCMVKRELASVIVFESHPKAGTVLFNQGDEGKSWYIILKGSVNVVIYGKGIVSTLQEGDDFGKLALVNDAPRAATIVLKEDNCHFLRVDKDDFNRILRDVEANTVRLKEHGQDVLLLEKIPVTVPTTGGSFHSQYKYSVMAGTPEKMFEYLLETLIDNKNTFLQDFLLTYVIFMSDESLCQAINNHYHAKSNQSSDQEAVDFILSHKKGVVQFVLEWYNVAGDAFLENPAITKFLKDLIQSLEEDMQIYPLLSMEHELLTNLTSYSKSTTSTGRPTKKKATHSLIISRKSSLKSQQGSEKKRPIKAKDENIFKVYCADHTYSTLRLPMDSTVKEIIIAARDKLCLGDDPVLCEVKSTGERIVFRDEDICITTSLSLNGRLFITPPEHLDALTPLPEQEGPSTGTSNTLEMMSTKELAYHMTCYDWELFSCIHEYELIYHVFGPSKFGRITANLDLFLRRFNEVQFWVVTEMLLVTNVSKRVQLLRKLIKLASHCKDFQNLHSFFAIVMGLSNIAVSRLSQTWEKLPGKLKKLFEEFETIMDPSRNHRVYRLTVAKMAPPIIPFMPLLMKDMTFTHDGNKTYFDNLVNFEKMHMIAQTLRTVGYCRSQPLQLDLPNTVKASADTKSYIRNLQVIDNQRVLTQLSHKLEPKKS
- the LOC112564521 gene encoding rap guanine nucleotide exchange factor 4-like isoform X1, which gives rise to MQSGSDSGDKAAGKRSVVPLPVSAGLSSSSNMVVSWHARLDKRPSERTAEDLDVIHSKLKELKVLEKFHPFLLQQLCYYGFYECLEKGITLFRQGDVGTNWYTVLTGSLAVLTSDSTRPKVHQDGVMLCIVGPGTSFGEGILTGKPHSVTVVTKDTTELLRVELKDFKVLWEVSRNIASSPLTVLSSRNKQQMESAVTPLSALPCLSEDMRKLNCNQFVEPGDTIPNPAAPITTFPSEKVAHAAHVLRTVLMTSAPYMIRDRKFHLRTYRRCMVGSEMTDWLLSQNTLVQTRQQGVGMWQVLLEEGVLVHVCHEHQFKDKYLFYRFTTDDQGTGVTPSAADRKACEEQLQDTLLMLAKIGPDAMMRMILRKPGADRTFEEIEIIYEELLHISALSHLSCMVKRELASVIVFESHPKAGTVLFNQGDEGKSWYIILKGSVNVVIYGKGIVSTLQEGDDFGKLALVNDAPRAATIVLKEDNCHFLRVDKDDFNRILRDVEANTVRLKEHGQDVLLLEKIPVTVPTTGGSFHSQYKYSVMAGTPEKMFEYLLETLIDNKSEDSMDTFLQDFLLTYVIFMSDESLCQAINNHYHAKSNQSSDQEAVDFILSHKKGVVQFVLEWYNVAGDAFLENPAITKFLKDLIQSLEEDMQIYPLLSMEHELLTNLTSYSKSTTSTGRPTKKKATHSLIISRKSSLKSQQGSEKKRPIKAKDENIFKVYCADHTYSTLRLPMDSTVKEIIIAARDKLCLGDDPVLCEVKSTGERIVFRDEDICITTSLSLNGRLFITPPEHLDALTPLPEQEGPSTGTSNTLEMMSTKELAYHMTCYDWELFSCIHEYELIYHVFGPSKFGRITANLDLFLRRFNEVQFWVVTEMLLVTNVSKRVQLLRKLIKLASHCKDFQNLHSFFAIVMGLSNIAVSRLSQTWEKLPGKLKKLFEEFETIMDPSRNHRVYRLTVAKMAPPIIPFMPLLMKDMTFTHDGNKTYFDNLVNFEKMHMIAQTLRTVGYCRSQPLQLDLPNTVKASADTKSYIRNLQVIDNQRVLTQLSHKLEPKKS